The proteins below come from a single Peromyscus maniculatus bairdii isolate BWxNUB_F1_BW_parent chromosome 13, HU_Pman_BW_mat_3.1, whole genome shotgun sequence genomic window:
- the Obsl1 gene encoding obscurin-like protein 1 isoform X2 yields MKAGSGDQGSPPCFLRFPRPVRVVSGAEAELKCVVLGEPPPTVLWEKGGQQLVASDRLSFPEDGAEHSLLLSGALPTDAGVYVCRARNAAGEAYAAAAVTVLEPPAPEPEPQSSDCPLQPPGTGESAPVFLTGPQSQWVLRGAEVVLTCQVGGLPEPKLYWEKDGMALDEVWDSSHFALEPGRGADGQGASLTLRIQAARLPDSGVYVCHARNAHGHAQAGALLQVHQPHESPPEDPDEAPVSVVEPLKCAPKTFWVNEGKHAKFRCYVMGKPEPEIEWHWEGRPLLPDRRRLMYRDRDGGFVLKVLYCQAKDRGLYVCAARNSAGQTLSAVQLHVKEPRLRFTRPLQDVEGREHGIAVLECKVPNSRIPTAWFREDQRLLPCRKYEQIEEGTVRRLIIHRLKADDDGVYLCEMRGRVRTVANVTVKGPILKRLPRKLDVLEGENAVLLVETREAGVQGSWSHDGEELPATCQSSCGHMHALVLPGVTREDAGEITFSLGNSRTTTLLRVKCVKHSPPGPPVLVEMFKGQKNTVLLTWKAPEPAPETSFIYRLERQEVGSEDWVQCFSIEKAGAVEVPGDCVPSEGDYRFRICTVSEHGRSSHVVFNGSAHLVPTARLVSGLEDVQVYDGEDAVFSLDLSTIIQGTWFLNGEQLKSDEPEGQVEPGALRYRVEQKGLQHRLILQAVKHQDSGALVGFICPGVQDSAALTIQESPVHILSPQDKVLLTFTTSERVVLTCELSRVDFPAAWYKDGQKVEESEKLIVKVDGRKHRLILPEADVRDSGEFECRTEGVSAFFSVTVKDPPVHIVDPREHVFVHAITSECVILSCEVDREDAPVQWYKDGQEVRESDVMVLENEGPHHRLVLPTAQPSDGGEFQCVAGDERAYFTVTITDVSSWIVYPSGKVYVAAVRLERVVLTCELFRPWAEVRWTKDGEEVVESPALLLEKEDTIRRLVLPSVQLEDSGEYLCEIDDESASFTVTVTEPPVRIIYPQDEVTLVAVSLECVVLTCELSREDAPVRWYKDGLEVEESEALVLETDGPRRRLVLPAAQPEDGGEFVCDAGDDSAFFTVTVTAPPERIVHPAARSLDLQFGAPGHVELRCEVAPAGSQVRWYKDGLEVEVSDALQLGAEGPARTLTLPHAQPEDAGEYVCETRDEAVTFNVSLAELPVQFLAPETAPSPLCVAPGEPVVLSCELSRASAQVFWSHNGNPVQQGEGLELRAEGPRRILYIRAADLGHAGVYTCQSGPAPGAPSLDFNVQVAESPPVKLVSELTPLTVHEGDDATFQCEVSPPDAQVTWLRNGAVVTPGPQLQMVQNGSSRTLIIRGCQLKDTGTVTARVGATDTSARLHVRETELLFLRRLKDVRAEEGQDVCLEVETGRVGAAGAIRWLRGGEPLPLDSRLTTAQDGHVHRLSIHGVLLTDQGTYGCESRHDRTLARLSVRPRQLRELRPLEDVTVNEGGSATFQLELSQEGVTGEWAQGGVRLHPGPKCHIYAEGRTHRLVLSDLGLADSGCVSFTSDTLRCAARLSVREVPVTIVRGPQDLEVTEGDAATFECELSQTLADVIWEKDGQALSLSPRLRLQALGTRRLLLLRRCTSSDAGTYSCVVGTARAGPARLTVREREVSVLRELRSVSAREGDGATFECTVSETETTGRWELGGRVLRPGGRVRIRQEGKKHILVLSELRAEDTGEVCFQAGPAQSLARLEVAALPLQMCRRPPREKTVLAGRRAVLEVTVSRPGGHVCWMREGVELCPGNKYEMRSHGPTHSLVIHDVRPEDQGTYSCQAGQDSADTQLRVEGD; encoded by the exons ATGAAGGCCGGATCAGGGGATCAGGGGAGCCCCCCGTGTTTCCTGCGCTTCCCGCGGCCCGTGCGGGTGGTAAGTGGCGCCGAGGCCGAGCTCAAATGCGTGGTCCTGGGGGAGCCGCCGCCCACCGTCTTGTGGGAGAAAGGCGGGCAGCAGCTAGTGGCCTCCGATCGCCTGAGCTTCCCGGAGGACGGCGCCGAGCACAGCCTGCTGCTGAGCGGCGCGCTGCCCACCGACGCCGGGGTCTACGTGTGCCGCGCCCGCAACGCGGCAGGAGAGGCCTACGCGGCGGCCGCGGTGACCGTCCTGGAGCCCCCCGCTCCAGAGCCCGAGCCCCAGTCCTCTGATTGCCCGCTGCAGCCTCCGGGCACCGGGGAGAGCGCCCCGGTGTTCCTAACGGGGCCCCAGTCCCAGTGGGTGTTGCGCGGGGCGGAGGTGGTGCTGACGTGCCAGGTGGGAGGCCTCCCGGAGCCCAAGCTGTACTGGGAGAAGGATGGGATGGCCTTGGACGAAGTGTGGGACAGCAGCCACTTCGCGCTGGAGCCGGGCCGCGGCGCCGATGGCCAGGGTGCGAGCCTGACGCTGCGCATCCAGGCTGCGCGGCTGCCCGATTCCGGGGTGTACGTGTGCCACGCCCGCAACGCGCACGGCCACGCACAGGCCGGCGCACTACTCCAGGTGCACCAGCCCCACGAGAGCCCGCCCGAGGACCCGGATGAGGCCCCGGTATCCGTGGTGGAGCCTCTCAAGTGTGCACCCAAGACCTTCTGGGTGAACGAGGGCAAGCATGCCAAGTTCCGCTGCTATGTGATGGGCAAGCCGGAGCCCGAGATCGAATGGCACTGGGAGGGCCGCCCTCTGCTCCCCGACCGCCGCCGCCTCATGTACCGCGACCGCGACGGTGGCTTCGTACTTAAGGTGCTCTACTGCCAAGCCAAAGATCGTGGGCTCTACGTGTGCGCGGCGCGCAACTCGGCGGGCCAGACGCTCAGCGCCGTCCAGCTGCACGTGAAAG AACCCCGCCTCCGATTCACAAGGCCCCTCCAGGATGTGGAGGGCCGAGAGCATGGGATTGCGGTGCTGGAGTGTAAAGTACCCAACTCTCGAATCCCCACCGCCTGGTTCCGAGAGGACCAACGACTCCTACCCTGCCGCAAGTATGAGCAGATTGAGGAGGGCACCGTGAGACGCCTCATCATCCACAGACTGAAGGCGGATGATGACGGCGTCTATCTGTGCGAGATGCGGGGTCGAGTGCGCACTGTGGCCAACGTGACGGTCAAAG GACCCATCCTGAAGCGCTTACCCCGGAAGCTTGACGTCCTGGAGGGAGAGAATGCAGTGTTGCTGGTGGAGACCAGAGAAGCTGGGGTCCAGGGGTCCTGGAGCCATGATGGGGAGGAGCTACCAGCCACCTGCCAGAGCAGTTGTGGTCACATGCATGCGCTGGTCCTTCCAGGGGTGACCCGAGAAGATGCTGGCGAGATCACCTTCAGCCTGGGCAACTCCCGTACCACCACCCTGCTCAGGGTCAAAT GTGTCAAGCACAGCCCTCCTGGGCCCCCCGTTTTGGTTGAGATGTTCAAAGGCCAAAAGAACACGGTCCTGCTGACCTGGAAGGCCCCCGAGCCAGCCCCAGAGACCTCCTTCATCTACCGCCTCGAGCGGCAGGAGGTCGGCTCTGAAGATTGGGTCCAGTGCTTCAGCATTGAGAAAGCCGGAGCTGTAGAGGTGCCGGGGGACTGTGTGCCTTCCGAGGGCGACTACCGCTTCCGCATCTGCACCGTCAGTGAACACGGCCGCAGTTCCCATGTCGTGTTCAACGGTTCTGCTCACCTCG TGCCCACGGCTCGCCTGGTGTCAGGCCTGGAGGACGTGCAGGTGTATGATGGGGAGGATGCCGTCTTCTCCCTTGATCTGTCCACCATCATCCAGGGCACTTGGTTCCTTAATGGGGAACAGCTCAAGAGTGATGAGCCCGAAGGCCAGGTGGAGCCCGGAGCCCTGCGGTACCGTGTGGAACAGAAGGGGCTGCAGCACAGACTCATCCTGCAGGCTGTGAAGCACCAGGACAGCGGGGCCCTGGTGGGCTTCATCTGCCCTGGTGTGCAAGACTCGGCGGCTCTCACTATCCAAG AAAGCCCAGTGCACATCCTGAGTCCCCAGGACAAGGTGTTACTGACCTTCACAACCTCTGAACGTGTGGTGCTGACCTGTGAGCTCTCAAGGGTGGACTTTCCGGCAGCCTGGTACAAGGATGGACAGAAAGTGGAGGAGAGTGAGAAACTCATAGTAAAGGTGGACGGGCGCAAGCATCGGCTGATCCTGCCCGAGGCTGACGTCCGAGACAGCGGTGAATTTGAATGCAGAACCGAAGGGGTTTCAGCCTTCTTCAGCGTCACTGTTAAAG ATCCCCCGGTGCACATCGTGGACCCCCGAGAGCACGTGTTTGTACACGCCATCACCTCCGAGTGTGTCATACTGTCCTGTGAGGTGGACCGGGAGGACGCCCCTGTTCAGTGGTACAAGGATGGACAGGAGGTCCGGGAGAGCGacgtcatggtgctggagaacgAAGGgccccaccaccgcctggtgctgCCTACAGCCCAGCCCTCCGACGGGGGCGAGTTTCAGTGTGTGGCCGGAGACGAACGTGCCTACTTCACCGTCACCATCACAG ACGTCTCCTCATGGATCGTGTACCCCAGCGGCAAAGTGTATGTGGCAGCCGTACGGCTGGAGCGTGTGGTGCTGACCTGTGAGCTGTTCCGGCCCTGGGCTGAGGTACGCTGGACCAAAGAcggggaggaggtggtggagagcCCAGCGCTGCTCCTGGAGAAGGAAGACACCATCCGTCGCCTGGTGCTGCCCTCCGTCCAGCTGGAGGACTCCGGCGAGTACTTGTGTGAAATCGACGACGAGTCAGCGTCCTTCACTGTCACCGTCACAG AGCCTCCCGTGCGGATCATCTACCCCCAGGACGAGGTGACCTTGGTTGCTGTTAGTTTGGAATGCGTGGTGCTGACGTGTGAGCTGTCTCGAGAGGATGCTCCCGTGCGCTGGTACAAGGATGGGCTGGAGGTAGAGGAGAGTGAGGCCCTGGTGCTGGAGACGGATGGGCCTCGTCGCCGACTGGTGCTGCCTGCTGCCCAGCCAGAGGACGGGGGCGAGTTTGTCTGTGATGCTGGAGATGACTCAGCCTTCTTCACCGTCACCGTCACAG CTCCACCAGAGAGGATTGTGCACCCAGCAGCCCGATCCCTGGACTTGCAGTTTGGGGCTCCAGGGCATGTGGAGCTGCGCTGCGAAGTGGCCCCGGCTGGGTCCCAGGTGCGCTGGTACAAGGATGGACTAGAAGTAGAGGTGTCAGACGCACTGCAGCTGGGTGCCGAGGGGCCTGCCCGCACTCTCACCCTGCCCCACGCCCAGCCCGAGGATGCCGGGGAGTATGTGTGTGAGACCCGAGATGAGGCTGTCACCTTCAACGTCAGCCTGGCTG AGCTCCCAGTGCAGTTCCTGGCCCCAGAGACCGCCCCAAGCCCGCTCTGTGTGGCTCCTGGGGAGCCAGTGGTGCTGAGCTGTGAACTGTCCCGAGCGAGCGCACAGGTGTTCTGGAGCCATAATGGGAACCCTGTGCAGCAGGGAGAAGGACTAGAGCTGAGAGCTGAGGGTCCCCGCCGAATCCTCTACATCCGGGCTGCAGACCTAGGTCATGCAGGTGTCTACACCTGCCAGTCTGGGCCAGCCCCAGGGGCCCCAAGCCTCGACTTCAATGTCCAGGTGGCTG AATCCCCACCAGTGAAACTAGTCTCCGAACTGACGCCCCTGACGGTCCACGAGGGCGATGATGCCACATTCCAGTGTGAAGTTTCCCCACCGGATGCCCAGGTCACCTGGCTACGCAATGGAGCTGTAGTTACTCCAGGGCCCCAGCTGCAAATGGTCCAGAATGGTTCAAGCCGCACTCTGATCATCCGAGGCTGCCAGCTCAAAGACACGGGGACCGTGACTGCCCGAGTGGGAGCCACAGACACAAGTGCCAGGCTCCATGTTCGAG aGACAGAGCTGCTATTCTTGAGGCGGCTGAAGGATGTGCGGGCTGAGGAAGGTCAGGATGTGTGCCTTGAGGTAGAGACAGGCCGAGTGGGTGCAGCTGGAGCCATTCGCTGGTTACGAGGTGGGGAACCTCTTCCCCTTGATTCTCGCCTGACCACTGCCCAGGATGGCCATGTCCACCGCCTCTCCATCCATGGAGTCCTACTTACCGACCAGGGTACCTACGGCTGCGAGAGCCGCCATGATCGCACCCTGGCCAGGCTCAGCGTGAGGC CCCGGCAGCTGAGGGAACTTCGGCCTCTGGAGGATGTGACTGTCAATGAGGGGGGCAGTGCCACCTTCCAGCTGGAGCTGTCCCAGGAGGGTGTGACTGGAGAGTGGGCCCAGGGTGGAGTCCGGCTGCACCCAGGGCCCAAGTGCCACATTTATGCAGAAGGCCGTACTCACCGCTTGGTGCTCAGCGACCTGGGTCTGGCTGACTCGGGCTGTGTCTCCTTCACTTCGGATACCCTTCGATGCGCTGCTCGGCTCTCAGTGAGAG AGGTCCCAGTGACTATAGTGCGGGGGCCACAGGACCTAGAAGTGACTGAAGGGGACGCAGCCACGTTCGAGTGCGAGCTTTCCCAGACTTTGGCTGACGTTATATGGGAGAAG GATGGGCAGGCACTGTCGCTCAGCCCGCGGCTCCGGCTCCAGGCCCTCGGCACGCGccgcctgctgctgctgcggcgcTGCACTTCCTCGGACGCCGGAACCTACAGCTGCGTGGTGGGGACGGCCCGCGCCGGGCCTGCGCGTCTGACAGTGCGCG AGCGCGAGGTGTCTGTGCTCCGCGAGCTCCGGTCTGTTAGCGCCCGCGAAGGGGACGGCGCCACGTTCGAGTGCACCGTGTCGGAGACCGAGACCACCGGGCGCTGGGAGCTCGGAGGCCGTGTCCTGAGACCCGGAGGTCGCGTCCGCATCCGTCAGGAAG GGAAGAAACACATTCTGGTGCTGAGCGAGCTGCGAGCCGAGGACACCGGTGAAGTCTGCTTCCAGGCGGGACCCGCCCAGTCCTTGGCTCGGCTGGAGGTGGCGG CGTTGCCTCTCCAGATGTGCCGCCGCCCACCTCGAGAAAAGACGGTCCTGGCTGGCCGCAGGGCGGTGTTGGAGGTGACTGTGTCCCGCCCTGGAGGCCACGTGTGTTGGATGCGGGAGGGGGTCGAATTGTGTCCGGGAAACAAGTACGAGATGCGCAGCCACGGCCCCACCCACAGCCTGGTCATCCATGACGTCCGACCTGAGGACCAGGGCACCTACAGCTGCCAGGCGGGCCAGGACAGTGCTGACACACAGCTGCGGGTTGAGG GTGACTAG
- the Obsl1 gene encoding obscurin-like protein 1 isoform X3 → MKAGSGDQGSPPCFLRFPRPVRVVSGAEAELKCVVLGEPPPTVLWEKGGQQLVASDRLSFPEDGAEHSLLLSGALPTDAGVYVCRARNAAGEAYAAAAVTVLEPPAPEPEPQSSDCPLQPPGTGESAPVFLTGPQSQWVLRGAEVVLTCQVGGLPEPKLYWEKDGMALDEVWDSSHFALEPGRGADGQGASLTLRIQAARLPDSGVYVCHARNAHGHAQAGALLQVHQPHESPPEDPDEAPVSVVEPLKCAPKTFWVNEGKHAKFRCYVMGKPEPEIEWHWEGRPLLPDRRRLMYRDRDGGFVLKVLYCQAKDRGLYVCAARNSAGQTLSAVQLHVKEPRLRFTRPLQDVEGREHGIAVLECKVPNSRIPTAWFREDQRLLPCRKYEQIEEGTVRRLIIHRLKADDDGVYLCEMRGRVRTVANVTVKGPILKRLPRKLDVLEGENAVLLVETREAGVQGSWSHDGEELPATCQSSCGHMHALVLPGVTREDAGEITFSLGNSRTTTLLRVKCVKHSPPGPPVLVEMFKGQKNTVLLTWKAPEPAPETSFIYRLERQEVGSEDWVQCFSIEKAGAVEVPGDCVPSEGDYRFRICTVSEHGRSSHVVFNGSAHLVPTARLVSGLEDVQVYDGEDAVFSLDLSTIIQGTWFLNGEQLKSDEPEGQVEPGALRYRVEQKGLQHRLILQAVKHQDSGALVGFICPGVQDSAALTIQESPVHILSPQDKVLLTFTTSERVVLTCELSRVDFPAAWYKDGQKVEESEKLIVKVDGRKHRLILPEADVRDSGEFECRTEGVSAFFSVTVKDPPVHIVDPREHVFVHAITSECVILSCEVDREDAPVQWYKDGQEVRESDVMVLENEGPHHRLVLPTAQPSDGGEFQCVAGDERAYFTVTITDVSSWIVYPSGKVYVAAVRLERVVLTCELFRPWAEVRWTKDGEEVVESPALLLEKEDTIRRLVLPSVQLEDSGEYLCEIDDESASFTVTVTESYQSQDSQNNNLELCVLLKKPKTRRLWSRFPPWRRTAGTE, encoded by the exons ATGAAGGCCGGATCAGGGGATCAGGGGAGCCCCCCGTGTTTCCTGCGCTTCCCGCGGCCCGTGCGGGTGGTAAGTGGCGCCGAGGCCGAGCTCAAATGCGTGGTCCTGGGGGAGCCGCCGCCCACCGTCTTGTGGGAGAAAGGCGGGCAGCAGCTAGTGGCCTCCGATCGCCTGAGCTTCCCGGAGGACGGCGCCGAGCACAGCCTGCTGCTGAGCGGCGCGCTGCCCACCGACGCCGGGGTCTACGTGTGCCGCGCCCGCAACGCGGCAGGAGAGGCCTACGCGGCGGCCGCGGTGACCGTCCTGGAGCCCCCCGCTCCAGAGCCCGAGCCCCAGTCCTCTGATTGCCCGCTGCAGCCTCCGGGCACCGGGGAGAGCGCCCCGGTGTTCCTAACGGGGCCCCAGTCCCAGTGGGTGTTGCGCGGGGCGGAGGTGGTGCTGACGTGCCAGGTGGGAGGCCTCCCGGAGCCCAAGCTGTACTGGGAGAAGGATGGGATGGCCTTGGACGAAGTGTGGGACAGCAGCCACTTCGCGCTGGAGCCGGGCCGCGGCGCCGATGGCCAGGGTGCGAGCCTGACGCTGCGCATCCAGGCTGCGCGGCTGCCCGATTCCGGGGTGTACGTGTGCCACGCCCGCAACGCGCACGGCCACGCACAGGCCGGCGCACTACTCCAGGTGCACCAGCCCCACGAGAGCCCGCCCGAGGACCCGGATGAGGCCCCGGTATCCGTGGTGGAGCCTCTCAAGTGTGCACCCAAGACCTTCTGGGTGAACGAGGGCAAGCATGCCAAGTTCCGCTGCTATGTGATGGGCAAGCCGGAGCCCGAGATCGAATGGCACTGGGAGGGCCGCCCTCTGCTCCCCGACCGCCGCCGCCTCATGTACCGCGACCGCGACGGTGGCTTCGTACTTAAGGTGCTCTACTGCCAAGCCAAAGATCGTGGGCTCTACGTGTGCGCGGCGCGCAACTCGGCGGGCCAGACGCTCAGCGCCGTCCAGCTGCACGTGAAAG AACCCCGCCTCCGATTCACAAGGCCCCTCCAGGATGTGGAGGGCCGAGAGCATGGGATTGCGGTGCTGGAGTGTAAAGTACCCAACTCTCGAATCCCCACCGCCTGGTTCCGAGAGGACCAACGACTCCTACCCTGCCGCAAGTATGAGCAGATTGAGGAGGGCACCGTGAGACGCCTCATCATCCACAGACTGAAGGCGGATGATGACGGCGTCTATCTGTGCGAGATGCGGGGTCGAGTGCGCACTGTGGCCAACGTGACGGTCAAAG GACCCATCCTGAAGCGCTTACCCCGGAAGCTTGACGTCCTGGAGGGAGAGAATGCAGTGTTGCTGGTGGAGACCAGAGAAGCTGGGGTCCAGGGGTCCTGGAGCCATGATGGGGAGGAGCTACCAGCCACCTGCCAGAGCAGTTGTGGTCACATGCATGCGCTGGTCCTTCCAGGGGTGACCCGAGAAGATGCTGGCGAGATCACCTTCAGCCTGGGCAACTCCCGTACCACCACCCTGCTCAGGGTCAAAT GTGTCAAGCACAGCCCTCCTGGGCCCCCCGTTTTGGTTGAGATGTTCAAAGGCCAAAAGAACACGGTCCTGCTGACCTGGAAGGCCCCCGAGCCAGCCCCAGAGACCTCCTTCATCTACCGCCTCGAGCGGCAGGAGGTCGGCTCTGAAGATTGGGTCCAGTGCTTCAGCATTGAGAAAGCCGGAGCTGTAGAGGTGCCGGGGGACTGTGTGCCTTCCGAGGGCGACTACCGCTTCCGCATCTGCACCGTCAGTGAACACGGCCGCAGTTCCCATGTCGTGTTCAACGGTTCTGCTCACCTCG TGCCCACGGCTCGCCTGGTGTCAGGCCTGGAGGACGTGCAGGTGTATGATGGGGAGGATGCCGTCTTCTCCCTTGATCTGTCCACCATCATCCAGGGCACTTGGTTCCTTAATGGGGAACAGCTCAAGAGTGATGAGCCCGAAGGCCAGGTGGAGCCCGGAGCCCTGCGGTACCGTGTGGAACAGAAGGGGCTGCAGCACAGACTCATCCTGCAGGCTGTGAAGCACCAGGACAGCGGGGCCCTGGTGGGCTTCATCTGCCCTGGTGTGCAAGACTCGGCGGCTCTCACTATCCAAG AAAGCCCAGTGCACATCCTGAGTCCCCAGGACAAGGTGTTACTGACCTTCACAACCTCTGAACGTGTGGTGCTGACCTGTGAGCTCTCAAGGGTGGACTTTCCGGCAGCCTGGTACAAGGATGGACAGAAAGTGGAGGAGAGTGAGAAACTCATAGTAAAGGTGGACGGGCGCAAGCATCGGCTGATCCTGCCCGAGGCTGACGTCCGAGACAGCGGTGAATTTGAATGCAGAACCGAAGGGGTTTCAGCCTTCTTCAGCGTCACTGTTAAAG ATCCCCCGGTGCACATCGTGGACCCCCGAGAGCACGTGTTTGTACACGCCATCACCTCCGAGTGTGTCATACTGTCCTGTGAGGTGGACCGGGAGGACGCCCCTGTTCAGTGGTACAAGGATGGACAGGAGGTCCGGGAGAGCGacgtcatggtgctggagaacgAAGGgccccaccaccgcctggtgctgCCTACAGCCCAGCCCTCCGACGGGGGCGAGTTTCAGTGTGTGGCCGGAGACGAACGTGCCTACTTCACCGTCACCATCACAG ACGTCTCCTCATGGATCGTGTACCCCAGCGGCAAAGTGTATGTGGCAGCCGTACGGCTGGAGCGTGTGGTGCTGACCTGTGAGCTGTTCCGGCCCTGGGCTGAGGTACGCTGGACCAAAGAcggggaggaggtggtggagagcCCAGCGCTGCTCCTGGAGAAGGAAGACACCATCCGTCGCCTGGTGCTGCCCTCCGTCCAGCTGGAGGACTCCGGCGAGTACTTGTGTGAAATCGACGACGAGTCAGCGTCCTTCACTGTCACCGTCACAG AATCATACCAAAGTCAGGACAGTCAAAATAACAACCTGGAATTATGCGTCCTCTTGAAAAAGCCGAAGACCCGCCGGCTCTGGTCCCGTTTCCCCCCGTGGCGACGGACGGCTGGCACTGAGTAG